The proteins below come from a single Candidatus Omnitrophota bacterium genomic window:
- a CDS encoding DUF6485 family protein, which produces MKDCPNQKRNLANCNCSYDPCSRKGVCCECVLYHRKNSQIPACFFPADIEKTYDRSIANFIRTNK; this is translated from the coding sequence ATGAAGGATTGCCCGAATCAAAAAAGGAATCTCGCTAATTGCAATTGTAGTTATGATCCTTGCTCCAGGAAAGGGGTCTGTTGCGAATGCGTTCTTTATCATCGTAAGAACAGCCAGATACCTGCCTGTTTTTTCCCCGCCGATATAGAAAAAACTTATGACCGCTCCATCGCCAATTTTATCAGAACAAATAAATGA
- the trxB gene encoding thioredoxin-disulfide reductase — protein MYDLIIIGGGPAGLTCALYAGRFRMKTLLLEKMSLGGQVILTPTIENFPGFSGGVITDKLISSMQKQVEELDVEIKIDEAQKIIFGPESKISGREEEYRAKTVVIASGAKPKRLGVAGEERLTGRGVSYCGTCDGPLFRDKDIIVVGGGDRAIEDALFLSSYAKKVNVIHRRQALRASKILEEKARQNPKINFILDTVIEEIKGKDKAESVKLKDVKTGSTSELSTQGVFIFVGIEPNTIFLKNQLNMDEAGFIMTDQDMKASCEGVFACGDCRKKGLYQVITACAEGAQAADSAHKYLLNK, from the coding sequence ATGTATGATTTGATTATTATCGGAGGCGGGCCTGCAGGATTGACTTGCGCCCTGTATGCAGGCAGGTTCCGTATGAAGACCCTGCTTTTGGAGAAGATGAGTTTAGGAGGGCAAGTTATTTTGACTCCTACTATTGAAAATTTTCCCGGTTTCTCCGGGGGGGTGATTACCGACAAGCTTATTTCTTCAATGCAGAAACAAGTTGAAGAATTAGATGTGGAAATAAAAATCGACGAAGCGCAGAAAATAATTTTTGGCCCCGAATCTAAAATATCCGGTAGAGAGGAGGAATATCGGGCCAAGACAGTGGTTATTGCCAGCGGAGCTAAACCTAAGCGCCTGGGTGTAGCAGGTGAAGAAAGGCTTACCGGACGGGGCGTTTCTTATTGCGGTACCTGCGACGGGCCATTATTCAGAGATAAAGATATCATAGTCGTCGGAGGGGGAGACAGGGCTATAGAAGATGCGCTTTTTTTAAGCAGCTATGCCAAAAAAGTTAATGTTATTCATCGCCGCCAGGCCCTGCGGGCATCAAAAATATTAGAAGAGAAGGCGCGGCAGAATCCTAAGATAAATTTTATTTTGGATACCGTTATAGAAGAAATCAAAGGCAAGGATAAGGCAGAGTCAGTGAAGCTTAAAGATGTTAAAACAGGTTCTACGAGCGAACTTTCTACGCAGGGGGTATTCATATTCGTGGGCATAGAGCCGAATACTATTTTCCTAAAAAATCAATTGAATATGGACGAAGCCGGCTTTATAATGACTGACCAGGACATGAAGGCTTCTTGTGAGGGCGTATTTGCCTGCGGAGACTGCCGTAAAAAAGGTTTATATCAGGTCATTACCGCCTGCGCAGAAGGCGCGCAAGCCGCTGATTCCGCGCATAAATACCTATTAAATAAATGA
- the def gene encoding peptide deformylase, whose amino-acid sequence MKETALEIRLLGEPGLRKKSCLVKKITPSHSDILSRMVQLMYANSGVGLAAPQVGINEAIIVVDIGSGLYKLINPRIVKKEGQQITEEGCLSIPGVCIKVKRAKKVLLQAQDESAKDVSIEAEDLLACVFQHEIDHLKGKLIVDYASLLDKLKIKRKLAQIKKRSKDEGLPESKKESR is encoded by the coding sequence ATGAAAGAAACCGCATTAGAGATTAGGTTGTTGGGTGAACCCGGATTAAGGAAAAAGTCCTGTCTGGTAAAGAAAATAACGCCTAGCCATAGCGATATATTAAGCCGCATGGTTCAGTTAATGTATGCTAATTCAGGCGTAGGCCTGGCAGCGCCCCAGGTAGGCATTAACGAAGCGATAATTGTCGTGGATATCGGCAGCGGCCTCTATAAATTGATTAATCCCAGAATCGTGAAAAAAGAGGGCCAGCAGATTACGGAAGAGGGTTGTCTGAGTATTCCCGGTGTTTGTATAAAGGTTAAGCGCGCTAAAAAAGTTTTACTCCAGGCGCAGGATGAATCCGCCAAGGATGTGAGCATAGAAGCAGAAGACTTATTGGCCTGTGTTTTTCAGCATGAGATAGACCATTTAAAAGGCAAGCTTATTGTCGATTACGCCTCGTTACTTGATAAGTTAAAGATAAAGAGGAAATTAGCGCAAATCAAAAAGAGGTCAAAAGATGAAGGATTGCCCGAATCAAAAAAGGAATCTCGCTAA
- the lipA gene encoding lipoyl synthase: MNPALPKINELNISRKSGVKNRLPAWFRQDIPDAEAKAGMRLFSGLNVHTVCQEARCPNLSRCFKNLEFTFMILGDTCTRDCRFCAVTKTSKKTLPIDQNEPGKVGRIIKLLDLSYVVITSVTRDDLNDGGAGEFARTIGLIRRINKNTKIEALIPDFSGHFDSLKTVIMSKPAVLAHNLETISRLYPQLRPQAGYLRSLELLARIKSVNRALITKSSLMLGLGETEEEIIEAMADLRYCQCDILTLGQYLAPSKEHYPVQEFINIEQFRRYKEVGLDLGFKAVLSGPKVRSSYQAGKIYNELALLHNNGQLPISNVK; the protein is encoded by the coding sequence ATGAACCCTGCTCTTCCTAAAATAAACGAATTAAATATATCAAGGAAGAGCGGGGTGAAAAACAGATTGCCTGCGTGGTTTAGACAGGATATACCGGATGCCGAAGCCAAAGCTGGCATGCGTTTGTTTTCCGGGCTTAATGTGCATACCGTATGTCAGGAAGCCAGATGCCCTAACCTTAGCCGTTGTTTTAAGAACCTGGAATTTACTTTTATGATTTTAGGGGATACCTGCACCAGGGATTGCAGGTTCTGCGCCGTAACAAAAACCAGCAAAAAAACTTTACCGATTGACCAAAACGAACCAGGGAAGGTCGGCCGGATAATTAAATTATTGGATTTAAGTTATGTGGTGATTACTTCGGTTACCAGGGATGACTTAAACGATGGCGGCGCGGGAGAGTTTGCCAGGACAATAGGATTAATCCGCCGGATAAATAAAAATACCAAGATAGAGGCGTTGATTCCGGATTTCTCAGGGCATTTTGACAGCCTCAAAACTGTGATTATGTCTAAGCCCGCTGTCTTGGCGCATAATCTGGAGACCATCTCCAGGTTGTACCCGCAATTAAGGCCGCAGGCAGGTTATCTGCGTTCTTTAGAATTACTGGCCAGAATAAAGAGTGTAAATCGTGCCTTAATCACCAAGTCCTCGTTGATGCTGGGTTTAGGCGAGACTGAAGAAGAAATTATAGAGGCTATGGCGGACTTAAGATATTGCCAATGCGATATTCTGACGCTGGGCCAGTACCTGGCGCCTTCTAAAGAACACTATCCTGTCCAGGAATTCATTAATATTGAGCAATTCAGGCGTTATAAAGAGGTCGGCCTTGATTTAGGATTTAAGGCAGTATTATCCGGGCCGAAAGTACGCAGTTCTTATCAGGCAGGGAAGATTTATAACGAACTAGCATTATTACACAATAATGGCCAATTACCAATTTCCAATGTCAAATAA